Proteins found in one Seonamhaeicola sp. S2-3 genomic segment:
- a CDS encoding carbohydrate-binding family 9-like protein yields MRLIAPIHPLLKKGLWNIVFFSLGLYSYAQQTIPSTPKTYIANYTNEAIKIDGLENETSWKNAQYSDTFIDIEGVKTPKYKTQVKMLWDRHHIYFFAQLEEPHVWGTLKKRDTIIYHNNDFEIFIDPDGDAHNYYEFEFNALNTLWDLFITRPYRNGALALNDWEAKGIKSAIHVDGTLNNPNDIDKSWSIEVAIPLKVFNTSYYQTIDLKDKYWRVNFSRVHWDFQLEDGVYQRKKDAKGKHLPEYNWVWSPQNVVAMHQPETWGYVYFSKEGGNFTIPKDEHIKWYLFELHNALKSKSIEVKNINNPKQILNKTITPKYEVHKTGYNIWVESPFSNKTIIINQHGKIIVK; encoded by the coding sequence ATGAGATTAATAGCACCAATACATCCTCTTTTAAAAAAAGGCTTATGGAACATAGTTTTTTTTTCCCTAGGGTTATATAGCTATGCTCAACAAACAATACCTTCTACACCTAAAACCTATATAGCAAACTACACCAATGAAGCTATAAAAATTGACGGTTTAGAAAATGAAACTTCTTGGAAAAATGCACAATATTCAGATACATTCATTGACATAGAAGGTGTTAAAACTCCCAAGTACAAAACCCAAGTAAAAATGTTGTGGGATAGACATCATATTTATTTTTTTGCTCAACTAGAAGAACCACATGTATGGGGAACATTAAAAAAAAGGGACACAATAATTTATCATAATAACGATTTTGAAATTTTTATCGACCCAGATGGCGATGCACATAATTATTATGAATTTGAATTTAATGCCTTAAACACACTATGGGACTTATTCATTACAAGACCCTATCGCAATGGTGCATTAGCACTTAACGATTGGGAAGCTAAAGGCATAAAATCTGCAATTCATGTTGATGGCACCCTAAATAATCCCAATGATATTGATAAAAGTTGGAGTATCGAGGTAGCTATTCCATTAAAAGTATTTAACACATCATACTATCAAACTATAGATTTGAAAGATAAATATTGGAGGGTTAATTTTTCTAGAGTACATTGGGATTTTCAACTAGAAGATGGAGTTTACCAAAGAAAAAAAGATGCTAAAGGCAAACACCTTCCAGAATACAACTGGGTATGGTCGCCTCAAAATGTTGTAGCAATGCATCAACCCGAAACATGGGGCTATGTATATTTTTCTAAAGAAGGTGGTAATTTTACCATTCCAAAAGACGAACATATAAAATGGTATTTGTTTGAACTTCACAATGCTTTAAAAAGTAAAAGCATCGAAGTAAAAAACATAAACAATCCGAAACAAATTCTAAATAAAACTATAACCCCTAAATATGAAGTCCATAAAACAGGGTACAATATCTGGGTAGAAAGTCCTTTTTCCAACAAAACCATCATCATAAATCAACATGGTAAAATCATCGTAAAATAG
- a CDS encoding GH36-type glycosyl hydrolase domain-containing protein: MKYLKLIVLSVLICNCANTKKENTVLKEQIKTNEYFAYTKEKALKVVKTGFNAGDSYGEVWIRDYNTFIELSAEVFPKEALKENLRVFFRLQREDGNIVDGFIPKEKAVQTKDGYTYIFTDLESNYAGQKNDVETDHESSLVQAVYKYVKKTGDTAFLNETIGGKTIIQRMEWAMEFLLNHRWSDKYGLIWGATTADWGDVQHCHPWGVYITDDTKYAIDIYDNAMMLVALDNMMALAPHLKQKWQPIRQDIAQNTMKYLWDDKNQKFIPHVYLDGSPFSEDFNENNIYYHGGTAIAIEAKLLSKEQIKVSLDKMITNVNALGAGSIGLTLYPAYPEGSFENKGMFPYSYQNGGDWTWFGARMIQQLIKNGYIEEAYQQLQPMVKRVKDNAGFYEWYTIKNTPEGSGTFRGSAGVLYKAIQMLENYANNKPIE; encoded by the coding sequence ATGAAATATTTAAAGTTAATAGTATTATCTGTACTTATTTGTAATTGTGCAAATACTAAAAAAGAAAACACAGTACTAAAAGAACAAATTAAAACAAATGAATACTTTGCCTATACTAAAGAAAAAGCGCTTAAAGTAGTTAAAACTGGATTTAATGCTGGAGATAGTTATGGCGAGGTTTGGATACGCGATTATAATACATTTATAGAACTATCGGCCGAAGTATTCCCTAAAGAAGCCCTAAAGGAAAATTTACGTGTATTTTTTAGGCTTCAAAGAGAAGATGGCAACATCGTTGATGGATTTATACCAAAAGAAAAAGCCGTACAAACCAAAGATGGTTACACCTATATTTTTACAGATTTAGAGTCCAATTATGCAGGTCAAAAAAATGATGTTGAAACCGACCATGAATCCTCTCTAGTTCAAGCTGTTTATAAGTATGTAAAGAAAACAGGCGATACTGCATTTTTAAATGAAACCATAGGCGGTAAAACCATAATACAGCGTATGGAATGGGCTATGGAGTTTTTATTAAACCACCGTTGGAGTGATAAATACGGACTAATTTGGGGTGCTACTACGGCAGATTGGGGCGATGTGCAGCACTGCCATCCTTGGGGCGTTTACATTACCGACGACACCAAATACGCTATAGATATTTACGATAACGCTATGATGCTTGTTGCACTAGATAATATGATGGCTTTGGCGCCACATTTAAAACAAAAGTGGCAACCTATAAGGCAGGATATCGCACAAAATACCATGAAATATTTATGGGATGATAAAAACCAAAAGTTTATACCGCATGTATATTTAGATGGTTCGCCTTTTTCAGAGGATTTCAATGAAAATAACATTTACTATCACGGAGGAACAGCCATAGCCATAGAAGCAAAATTGCTTTCAAAAGAGCAAATAAAAGTATCTCTAGATAAAATGATAACCAATGTGAACGCATTGGGAGCTGGGTCTATTGGTTTAACATTATATCCGGCTTATCCCGAGGGCTCTTTCGAAAATAAAGGTATGTTTCCTTACAGTTACCAAAACGGCGGAGATTGGACTTGGTTTGGTGCCCGTATGATTCAGCAACTTATTAAAAATGGATATATAGAAGAAGCTTATCAGCAATTACAACCTATGGTAAAACGGGTTAAAGACAATGCTGGCTTTTACGAATGGTATACTATAAAAAATACACCTGAAGGGTCTGGGACATTCCGTGGTTCTGCAGGTGTGCTTTACAAAGCAATACAAATGCTAGAAAATTATGCAAACAATAAACCTATAGAATAA
- a CDS encoding GH92 family glycosyl hydrolase → MLRFKLLKNLILVLFITLTACKNDPKKDVEQKTENTSKDFTQFVNPFIGTSNFGTTNPGSVAVRGMANVSPFNVAGPQNLPLEKDSRWLSTPYVHENTFLTGFSHVNLSGVGCPDLGVILAMPTTGNLETNHLNYGSTYSKESASVGYYTNTLDKYNIKVETTATTRVGVSKYHFPAGNANILLNLGLGLTNEEGAMVKVVSPYEIEGMRSVGSFCYYKPEEAYPIYFVARFSKPADTFGVWKTPRSYDGVEGKWMGYNGKNRLKENYTKEVVGDSIGAYMRYNFKTPTVVEMKVGVSYVSIENARENLEKETANKTFDAVLANTKNDWNQHLSRIEIEGGTKDDKTIFYTALYHTLIHPNTLNDSNGEYPKMRTRETLKTDGTRYTTFSFWDTYRNLHQLMSLVYPEQQSNMIKSMLQIYDESGWLPKWELNATETTTMVGDPAGIIIADTYLKGITDFNIEKAYEAMKKSATQIENNALRPGLKDYIEKGYLTTNTTHSGSVSTTQEYNISDFAIAQLAKALGKQEDYKLFSKRALSYRKLYNDEFKLLRPKNEDGSWLTPYNPEHGANFVENVGFIEGNAWQYTFMVSHDTKGLINLMGGEHKFATQLENVFTKKHFDMANEPDIGYPYLFKYIKGQEYKTDALVQELLNTYFKNTPDGLPGNDDTGTMSAWAVFSMMGIYPVTPSEPSYVIFPSTFDKVTIHLNNMYYQNSKLILSKEQSRGRNQVFVNGNTYNHHFISHDKLTKSN, encoded by the coding sequence ATGTTACGGTTTAAATTACTTAAAAATCTTATACTAGTACTATTTATAACTTTAACTGCTTGTAAAAATGATCCAAAAAAAGATGTAGAGCAAAAGACTGAAAATACATCAAAAGATTTTACTCAATTTGTCAACCCATTTATTGGGACTTCAAACTTTGGTACAACTAACCCTGGTTCCGTTGCAGTGAGAGGAATGGCAAACGTATCACCTTTTAATGTGGCTGGTCCGCAAAATTTGCCATTAGAAAAAGACAGCCGTTGGTTATCCACACCTTATGTACACGAAAATACCTTTTTAACAGGGTTTAGCCATGTCAATCTCAGTGGTGTGGGTTGTCCAGATTTGGGTGTTATTTTAGCAATGCCAACCACAGGAAATTTAGAAACCAATCACTTAAATTATGGGTCTACATATTCAAAAGAGTCGGCCTCAGTCGGGTATTATACCAATACACTAGACAAATACAATATTAAGGTTGAAACTACTGCAACCACACGAGTTGGTGTGAGCAAATATCACTTTCCCGCAGGAAATGCCAATATCCTTTTAAATTTAGGTTTAGGCTTAACTAACGAAGAAGGTGCCATGGTAAAAGTAGTTTCTCCTTATGAAATTGAGGGTATGCGCTCTGTGGGTAGTTTTTGTTATTACAAACCCGAAGAAGCATATCCCATTTACTTTGTGGCACGTTTTTCAAAACCAGCAGATACTTTTGGTGTATGGAAAACCCCTAGAAGTTATGATGGCGTAGAAGGCAAATGGATGGGGTATAACGGAAAGAATCGTTTAAAAGAAAATTATACCAAAGAAGTCGTTGGCGATAGTATTGGGGCATATATGCGTTACAATTTTAAAACTCCTACAGTGGTAGAAATGAAAGTTGGTGTGTCTTATGTCAGTATCGAAAACGCCAGAGAAAATCTAGAGAAAGAAACAGCAAATAAAACGTTTGATGCTGTTTTAGCTAACACCAAAAATGATTGGAATCAACATTTATCCAGAATTGAAATTGAAGGCGGTACTAAGGATGACAAAACTATTTTTTATACTGCTTTGTATCATACATTAATTCATCCTAATACTTTAAATGACAGTAATGGCGAATACCCCAAAATGAGAACAAGAGAAACTTTAAAAACCGATGGCACACGCTATACTACCTTTTCTTTTTGGGATACCTATAGGAATCTACACCAGTTAATGAGTTTGGTATATCCCGAACAGCAATCCAACATGATAAAAAGCATGTTGCAGATTTACGATGAATCAGGATGGTTACCTAAATGGGAACTTAATGCTACCGAAACCACCACCATGGTTGGCGACCCCGCAGGAATTATAATTGCTGATACGTACCTAAAAGGCATTACCGATTTTAATATTGAAAAAGCATACGAAGCTATGAAAAAGAGTGCTACTCAAATTGAAAATAATGCTTTAAGGCCTGGACTAAAAGATTATATTGAAAAAGGGTATTTAACAACTAATACTACACATAGTGGCTCTGTTTCTACTACTCAAGAATATAATATTTCAGATTTTGCCATTGCACAATTAGCTAAAGCCCTAGGTAAACAAGAAGATTACAAGTTATTTTCTAAAAGAGCCTTATCTTACAGAAAGCTATATAACGACGAGTTTAAATTGTTAAGACCAAAAAATGAAGATGGCAGCTGGTTAACACCCTATAACCCAGAACATGGAGCTAATTTTGTTGAAAACGTTGGTTTTATAGAAGGTAATGCATGGCAATATACCTTTATGGTATCGCATGACACAAAGGGTTTAATTAACCTCATGGGAGGCGAACATAAGTTTGCAACCCAGCTGGAAAATGTATTTACAAAAAAACACTTTGATATGGCCAATGAGCCCGATATAGGGTATCCATATCTATTCAAATACATTAAAGGACAAGAGTACAAAACAGATGCATTGGTACAAGAACTTCTAAATACATATTTTAAAAACACACCAGATGGATTACCAGGAAATGATGATACAGGTACCATGAGTGCATGGGCAGTATTTTCTATGATGGGAATTTACCCCGTAACTCCCAGTGAACCTAGCTATGTTATTTTCCCTTCAACATTTGATAAGGTTACCATTCATTTAAACAACATGTATTATCAGAATTCTAAACTTATTCTATCAAAAGAACAATCTAGAGGTAGAAATCAAGTATTTGTAAATGGCAATACATACAATCATCATTTTATTTCACATGACAAATTAACGAAATCTAACTAA
- a CDS encoding family 10 glycosylhydrolase: MKSIYQLLTIIFIVTVSCSKEKKGINTAQTESTPPPFKYWVWYGAGANVADSIHIKQFKKYASSGINAVLIDTRADANYLSKVAPLAIKEGLEVHAWMFTMNRPGDTTALKHPDWYMVSRSGKSCFEDRPYVDYYQWLSPSHPEARKHIWTLVEGLAKVEGIKSVHLDYIRYPDIFLPVGLLPKYNLVQNEELPDFDFDYSMASVDKFKKLFGKDITQAEVPAIDIEWKQFRLNEIKSVVDGAYDIAHKHGKDLTAAVFPYPEMADHMVRQRWDKWNIDAVMPMIYNNFYNEGLDWIEFATKQGLTDLKAKQTKLHTGLYLPEMTDNELAKAIDIVKQSGASGVAFFDIQDSHFEVIKASH; encoded by the coding sequence ATGAAATCGATATATCAATTACTTACTATTATTTTCATTGTAACAGTATCTTGTTCAAAAGAAAAAAAAGGCATCAATACTGCGCAAACCGAAAGCACACCACCACCTTTTAAATATTGGGTTTGGTATGGTGCTGGAGCTAATGTTGCAGATAGTATTCATATTAAACAATTCAAAAAATATGCGAGCTCAGGTATAAATGCTGTGCTTATTGATACAAGGGCAGATGCCAATTATTTATCTAAAGTAGCGCCATTAGCCATCAAAGAAGGTTTAGAGGTTCATGCGTGGATGTTTACCATGAACAGACCGGGAGACACTACGGCGCTAAAACATCCCGATTGGTATATGGTAAGCCGTAGCGGAAAATCGTGTTTTGAGGACCGCCCTTATGTAGATTATTATCAATGGCTTTCTCCCAGTCATCCAGAAGCCCGTAAACATATTTGGACTCTTGTGGAAGGTTTAGCAAAGGTTGAAGGCATTAAAAGCGTACATTTAGATTATATTCGATATCCAGATATTTTTCTTCCTGTGGGCTTGTTACCAAAATATAATTTGGTGCAAAACGAAGAATTACCAGACTTTGATTTTGATTATTCTATGGCTTCCGTAGATAAGTTTAAAAAACTATTTGGAAAAGATATAACCCAAGCCGAAGTCCCCGCCATAGATATTGAATGGAAACAATTTAGACTCAACGAAATTAAATCTGTAGTAGATGGCGCTTATGATATTGCCCATAAACACGGTAAAGATCTTACCGCTGCGGTATTTCCCTATCCCGAAATGGCAGATCACATGGTGCGCCAACGTTGGGACAAATGGAATATTGATGCAGTAATGCCGATGATTTACAATAATTTTTATAACGAAGGGTTAGATTGGATAGAATTCGCCACAAAGCAAGGGCTTACCGATTTAAAAGCAAAACAAACCAAATTACATACAGGCCTATATTTACCTGAAATGACCGATAATGAATTGGCAAAGGCCATTGATATTGTTAAACAATCAGGAGCCTCAGGAGTCGCTTTTTTTGATATTCAAGACTCCCATTTTGAGGTAATAAAAGCTTCTCATTAA
- a CDS encoding glycoside hydrolase family 130 protein, protein MKLIPWEERPKESKDVVWRYSQNPIINRDAIPTSNSVFNSAVVPYKDGFAGVFRCDNKAVQMNIFAGFSDNGIDWSINETPIKFKAHDKNQVLGDYKYDPRVVFLEDRYWITWCEGHNGPTIGIGYTFDFKEFFQCESAFLPFNRNGVLLPQKIDGKYAMMSRPSDNGHTPFGDIYMSYSPDMKYWGEHRHMMSPTSFKDSAWQCTKIGAGSVPFLTNEGWLMFYHGVINTCNGFRYAMGSAILDTDQPHIVKYRTQPYLLTPSEIYEQVGDVPNVIFPCAALQDVENDKATIYYGGADTVVALAFCYISEILEFTKTNSI, encoded by the coding sequence ATGAAGCTAATTCCTTGGGAAGAAAGACCTAAAGAGTCAAAAGATGTAGTATGGCGTTATAGCCAAAACCCCATTATTAATCGTGATGCCATTCCTACATCCAACAGCGTTTTTAATAGTGCCGTAGTGCCATATAAAGATGGTTTTGCAGGTGTATTTAGGTGCGATAATAAAGCAGTGCAAATGAATATTTTTGCAGGTTTTAGTGACAATGGCATAGATTGGAGCATCAACGAGACCCCTATTAAATTTAAAGCTCACGATAAAAATCAAGTTCTTGGCGATTATAAATACGACCCCAGAGTGGTGTTTTTAGAAGACCGCTACTGGATTACCTGGTGTGAAGGCCATAATGGCCCTACTATTGGTATTGGTTATACCTTCGATTTTAAAGAGTTCTTTCAATGTGAAAGTGCCTTTTTACCTTTCAATAGAAACGGGGTATTATTACCACAAAAAATTGATGGAAAATATGCTATGATGAGTCGCCCAAGCGATAACGGCCACACGCCTTTTGGAGATATCTATATGAGTTACAGTCCCGATATGAAATACTGGGGAGAGCACCGGCACATGATGTCTCCTACATCTTTCAAAGATAGTGCGTGGCAGTGCACAAAAATTGGAGCTGGCTCTGTGCCCTTTTTAACCAATGAAGGATGGCTTATGTTTTATCATGGGGTTATAAATACCTGTAACGGATTTAGATATGCCATGGGTTCCGCGATTTTAGATACAGACCAACCTCATATTGTAAAGTACAGAACACAGCCCTACTTGCTAACACCTTCAGAAATATATGAACAGGTAGGCGATGTCCCCAATGTAATTTTCCCTTGTGCGGCGTTACAAGATGTAGAAAACGATAAAGCAACCATTTACTATGGAGGCGCAGATACCGTGGTAGCCCTAGCCTTTTGCTATATTAGTGAAATACTAGAATTCACAAAAACAAACAGCATATAA
- a CDS encoding isoaspartyl peptidase/L-asparaginase family protein, whose product MQFLKKTLIISTIFSSIGCQNSSSKETVKHEIIKPVVISTWNHGLVANEATWALLVNGENALDAVEAGVKTAEANPEVQTVGLGGFPDREGNVTLDACIMDHNNNCGSVAFLQHIKHPISVARMVMEKTPHVMLVGEGALQFALEQGFKKENLLTEKSKKAYEAWLENSQYKPTINIENHDTISMLALDENGNLSGACTTSGAAWKMHGRVGDSPIIGAGLFLDNEVGAAAATGMGEAMMKTAGSAMVVELMRHGKSPEDACKEVVKRIYKIYQNAPDLEWLQVGFIALNKNGEYGSYCLRPGFNYAVQTKSIKNQLINGKYFLP is encoded by the coding sequence ATGCAATTTTTAAAAAAAACACTAATTATTAGCACGATTTTTAGCTCTATAGGGTGTCAAAACTCTAGTTCTAAAGAAACGGTTAAACATGAAATAATAAAACCTGTTGTTATCTCTACATGGAACCACGGCTTGGTAGCAAACGAAGCTACATGGGCACTATTGGTAAATGGCGAAAATGCTCTAGATGCTGTTGAAGCTGGCGTAAAAACAGCAGAAGCAAACCCAGAAGTTCAAACTGTGGGTTTAGGAGGTTTTCCTGATAGAGAAGGAAACGTAACTCTAGATGCCTGTATTATGGACCATAATAATAATTGTGGTTCTGTAGCATTTCTTCAGCATATAAAACATCCCATCTCTGTGGCGAGAATGGTAATGGAAAAAACACCTCATGTTATGTTGGTTGGAGAAGGTGCGCTACAATTTGCTTTAGAACAAGGATTTAAAAAAGAAAATTTATTAACAGAAAAATCTAAGAAAGCTTATGAAGCATGGTTAGAAAATTCTCAATACAAACCCACAATTAATATAGAAAATCATGACACTATTAGTATGCTGGCATTGGATGAAAATGGCAACCTTTCAGGAGCTTGTACAACAAGTGGTGCAGCTTGGAAAATGCACGGACGCGTAGGAGATTCTCCAATAATTGGAGCTGGTCTATTTTTAGATAACGAAGTGGGTGCTGCCGCTGCTACAGGTATGGGAGAAGCTATGATGAAAACTGCCGGAAGTGCTATGGTAGTAGAATTAATGCGTCATGGAAAATCGCCAGAAGACGCCTGTAAAGAAGTTGTAAAACGCATATATAAAATCTATCAAAACGCTCCAGATTTAGAATGGTTGCAAGTAGGGTTTATAGCTTTAAATAAAAATGGAGAATATGGCTCGTATTGTTTAAGACCCGGTTTTAATTACGCTGTACAAACCAAATCAATTAAAAATCAATTAATAAACGGTAAATACTTTTTACCTTAG
- a CDS encoding ROK family protein, translating to MKNIAIGVDVGGSHISCMGFNLESRQLLLDSYAESHVNSHGSINEVIKSWGNVIKKSIDKIGSKYVAGIGFAMPGPFDYVNGISCFTGQNGKYEHTYGMNVRERLLEFLNLSHPIEIRFINDATAFALGEAKFGKAKTYKSMLSVTLGTGFGSAFIKNGVPVSEGEEVPQDGCLWHVPFENELADDYFSTRGLINRFKQKTGHKCVGVKEIVGLCTTNPYAKELFIDFGTKMGVFLTPWIKKSNIDIIVLGGNISRAYFLFGETMQSYFKGEGISVEIVVSDLKEKSAFMGSAVLIDDQLYNTILPVLQKM from the coding sequence ATGAAAAATATAGCAATAGGAGTTGACGTTGGAGGAAGTCATATAAGTTGTATGGGATTCAATTTAGAAAGTAGGCAATTACTGTTAGATAGTTATGCAGAAAGTCATGTGAATAGCCATGGTTCTATAAATGAAGTTATCAAATCATGGGGCAATGTTATTAAAAAATCTATTGATAAAATTGGTTCAAAATATGTAGCAGGTATTGGTTTTGCAATGCCTGGGCCTTTTGATTATGTAAACGGCATTTCTTGCTTTACGGGGCAAAATGGCAAATATGAACATACTTACGGTATGAATGTTAGGGAACGACTATTGGAATTTTTGAATCTATCCCATCCAATTGAAATTAGGTTTATAAATGATGCCACAGCATTCGCTCTTGGAGAAGCTAAATTTGGTAAGGCTAAAACCTACAAATCTATGTTGTCTGTAACCTTAGGCACAGGTTTTGGCTCTGCTTTTATAAAAAACGGAGTGCCTGTTTCAGAAGGAGAAGAGGTACCGCAAGATGGATGCTTATGGCATGTGCCATTTGAAAATGAATTGGCAGACGATTATTTTTCTACTCGTGGTTTAATTAACAGATTTAAACAAAAAACAGGGCATAAATGTGTTGGTGTAAAAGAGATTGTAGGGTTGTGCACAACAAACCCTTACGCCAAAGAACTGTTTATTGATTTTGGTACTAAAATGGGGGTTTTCCTAACTCCATGGATAAAAAAATCAAATATTGATATAATAGTTTTAGGAGGTAATATTTCTAGAGCTTACTTTTTATTTGGAGAGACTATGCAGTCTTACTTTAAAGGTGAGGGTATAAGTGTAGAAATTGTAGTGTCAGATTTAAAGGAAAAATCGGCATTCATGGGGAGTGCCGTATTAATAGATGACCAACTGTATAACACTATACTTCCTGTTTTACAAAAAATGTAG
- a CDS encoding GH92 family glycosyl hydrolase produces MNKVCIYILLINLAFSCKTNTDKKENTKPLVDYVNPFIGTDGPGNTYPGVSEPFGMVQLSPDIGISGWDRIAGYFYQDSIITGFSHTHLSGTGAGDLYDILVMPTNSRFNKRIEANNFKPYSSYSHEKEKAFPGYYAVDLLDYGIKAELTATKRVGIHRYTFPKDGNSQIHIDLGYAFNWDKPTETYIEKVNDTTIQGYRMSTGWARNQKVYFQMQFSKPFDTHHYYKNDTLKIYPIKGNTKMVLKYQTLENDQIIIKTGLSSTSCEAAAYAIKMETTGFDFDYQQEKTTLVWENELKKIVIETPDEDKKSIFYTMMYQNMLTPNLFSDYGGTYKTANNENGQLKPGINPISKAEGFNRYDTFSLWDTFRGAHPLHTILQPKLVPYFIKSLLAHYKETGELPVWSMQGSETNMMIGYHAVPVIVDAYFKGFDFDAQLAYQACKESAMANDRQIDVYRKKGYIPVDKHHENWSVSKTMEYAYDDWCIAMFAQSLGKLEDYNYFLERSKNWQNLHNATNSWMQPKDEKGNFITPFVPKEYSPYFCESNAWHYYWFVPHDVETLIAKTGGKERFEQKLDSMFTYHPKPTDKLPLFSTGMIGQYAHGNEPSHHVAYLYNFIDKPSKAQKYIRQILETQYKNEPNGHCGNEDCGQMSAWYIFNALGFYPVNPAQNAYALGAPLFNSATITLSDNKQFKVVVKNNSKDNVYVKSVWLNGEILNRDYITHKEILAGGTLKFEMSNTPNLNKITNKLNSAKVYGNFP; encoded by the coding sequence ATGAATAAGGTTTGTATTTACATATTATTAATAAATCTTGCGTTTTCTTGTAAAACGAATACAGATAAAAAGGAAAACACCAAACCTTTGGTTGATTATGTGAATCCGTTTATTGGTACCGATGGCCCAGGAAATACGTATCCCGGTGTAAGCGAACCCTTTGGCATGGTACAGTTAAGCCCAGACATAGGTATTTCTGGTTGGGATAGAATCGCTGGGTATTTTTACCAAGATTCCATTATTACTGGGTTTTCTCACACGCATTTATCGGGTACTGGAGCAGGTGATTTATACGATATTCTGGTTATGCCAACCAATAGCAGATTCAATAAGCGTATAGAAGCCAATAACTTCAAACCCTATTCATCGTACAGTCATGAAAAAGAAAAAGCATTCCCTGGATATTATGCAGTCGATTTGTTGGATTATGGCATAAAAGCAGAATTAACGGCCACAAAACGAGTAGGCATTCATCGGTACACCTTTCCTAAAGATGGCAATAGCCAAATACATATTGATTTAGGCTATGCTTTTAATTGGGATAAACCCACAGAAACGTATATTGAAAAAGTAAATGATACCACCATACAAGGCTACCGTATGTCCACAGGTTGGGCAAGAAACCAAAAAGTGTATTTTCAAATGCAGTTTTCAAAACCTTTTGATACGCACCACTACTATAAAAACGATACGCTAAAAATTTACCCAATAAAAGGCAATACCAAAATGGTATTAAAATATCAAACCCTAGAAAATGACCAAATCATCATCAAAACAGGATTGTCTTCTACAAGTTGTGAGGCTGCAGCCTATGCTATAAAAATGGAAACTACTGGCTTTGATTTTGATTATCAACAGGAAAAAACCACATTAGTCTGGGAAAATGAATTAAAAAAAATAGTTATAGAAACACCCGATGAAGACAAAAAGAGCATATTCTACACTATGATGTACCAAAATATGCTTACCCCAAATTTGTTTAGCGACTATGGAGGAACTTACAAAACCGCTAATAATGAAAATGGACAGTTAAAACCAGGTATCAACCCCATTTCTAAAGCTGAAGGGTTTAATAGATACGATACGTTTTCCTTATGGGACACTTTTAGAGGAGCACATCCATTGCATACCATTTTACAACCAAAATTGGTACCGTATTTTATAAAATCGTTATTGGCACATTATAAAGAAACAGGAGAATTGCCCGTATGGTCTATGCAAGGTAGTGAAACCAATATGATGATTGGTTATCACGCAGTTCCTGTAATTGTCGATGCCTATTTTAAAGGATTTGATTTTGACGCACAACTCGCTTACCAAGCCTGTAAAGAAAGTGCTATGGCAAACGATAGGCAAATAGATGTTTACAGGAAGAAAGGCTATATACCAGTTGATAAACACCATGAAAACTGGTCGGTTTCTAAAACTATGGAATATGCTTACGACGATTGGTGTATTGCCATGTTCGCACAATCATTAGGTAAACTTGAAGATTACAACTATTTCTTAGAACGTTCTAAAAATTGGCAAAATCTACATAACGCAACCAACTCTTGGATGCAACCTAAAGATGAAAAGGGCAATTTTATCACACCTTTTGTTCCCAAGGAATACAGTCCCTACTTTTGCGAAAGCAATGCGTGGCATTATTACTGGTTTGTACCCCATGATGTAGAAACTTTAATTGCAAAAACAGGTGGCAAAGAACGTTTTGAACAAAAACTAGACTCTATGTTCACTTATCATCCCAAACCGACCGATAAATTACCTCTGTTCAGTACGGGAATGATAGGTCAATATGCACATGGCAACGAACCCAGTCATCATGTAGCCTATTTGTATAATTTTATAGATAAGCCCTCCAAAGCGCAGAAATATATACGTCAAATTTTAGAAACGCAATACAAAAATGAACCGAATGGACATTGTGGCAATGAAGATTGCGGACAAATGTCGGCATGGTATATCTTCAACGCTTTAGGATTTTATCCCGTTAATCCAGCTCAAAATGCTTATGCCTTGGGGGCGCCACTTTTTAATTCGGCAACCATTACGCTATCAGATAATAAACAGTTTAAGGTTGTTGTAAAAAACAATTCAAAAGATAATGTTTATGTTAAATCGGTTTGGCTTAATGGAGAAATTCTAAACAGAGATTACATTACCCATAAGGAGATTTTGGCAGGCGGTACACTTAAATTTGAAATGAGCAATACTCCTAATTTAAATAAAATCACAAATAAGCTAAATTCAGCCAAAGTTTATGGCAATTTCCCTTGA